TAATTCATTTTCTTCTTCCCAGTTATTGTTGAATTAGTGCAGTTCAGAGAGATGAAGTTATGAATTGTGATGATACCAATTCTTTGGTAAAAAAGGAGAAACAGGCTTCAAAATAATGTAATTTCGTGAGCGTCACTGTAATAATCCAGTTAATGAGGAGTCAAGTTTGACCTTGTAGGATACTGCTCAAATTTTTGCCATGGCAAATTGCTCTCCTGACACAATCAGCCCTCTCTGTTCTGTCTTCTGTGTTCTGCTTGGAGTGATGAGGTTTCTCCTATCTTCCGTTGGGCTGCGCCGGGCTTCTTCGAAGGTTCGAGGGAGAGCTATCCGATTCAATGCCACTGGGCCCGACATCAAAAGCCCAACGTAACCTTTGTACCGCGTCAAACGACAAACAATTACAATCCACACGTCGACAGCGCGGTGGGCTAGAGGCCAAAGCCCAGTCAACCAATCAAACGGTCAGCCACACACACAGGACGGCGGACTCGCACACGGGTCGTCGTGTGTGGCCCTGGGAATCCCGAGAGGAGTGGCCGgcacgcggcggccgccgcgagcCCAGATCATCGTCAATCATCGCCGTCCGCCATGGAATTATCTCCGTCGCCATCCGCCGGCCGTGGGGACGCGCGACACGGCGCGGAGGGGTGCTTCCCCCCTCGCCTCCTCCGGCCCTCTGCCAACGTGGACGCGCTGCCAGCCCGCAACGCGACGCCGGGCCCGTCGACGTCCGCTTCCTCGGGGTGCAGCGAACGTGGCGCCCCACTTGTGGCGCTCTCCCCAGCCGGACGCCGGCTACTTAACCACCCCCCTGCCGCGTGCGGCGGGGAGCGGGAGCAACCGGCGACTGAGTTACTGGTGAGCAAGCGGTTTGGAACTTTGGATCATCTAGCTACGACAATGAAGCCCAGGCCTCTCGTCTGcgtggcggcgggggccgccGGGTGGGCGTGGAGGCCGAGGCCGCGCGCGAGGTCGCCGGGGGTGTCACCCAAGTGTTcccaggcggcggcgacggcggcggcagagggcgCGGTGCACTCGGAGcaccacccccgccgccgcggcgttcGCGGGGTGTTGTTCCGCCCGGTGGGGCTTCCCCGGACGGAGCAGGCCTGGAAGCTGGAGGAACGGATCGAGAAGGTCATCTACGCCTGCCGGTTCATGACCTTCCTCGGCATCGGCGGCTTGCTCGCCGGCTCCATCCCTTGCTTCCTCAAGGTGCTCGCTCGCTTCAGTGATCGTTTCACCAAGCTTTCGGGTTTTATTTCCTCCCAATTTGTGAACTGGAGCGTGGGATTCTGCAGGGATGGGTTTATGTGATGGATGCCTTCGTCAAGTACTACCTGCACGGCGGTGGAACTGTCAGTGTCATCCTAATGCTGGTTGAAGCCATTGGTAACCAAACTGACTCACTTGATGCTTGTTCCAAACCTCAAATGAGCACCCTGTTCACCGTTTAATATTCAAACTCGTCCCATTTTCAACTATGATATCATCTCTACATGTTCAAATCGTTAGTGAGGGCTTACCCTTGTGTTTTACCTGTTTCACCTCCAGACATGTTTCTCATTGGAACGGTCATGTTTGTCTTCGGGACGGGCTTGTACGAGCTGTTCATCAGTAACATGGACATGTCATACGGCTCCAACCTCTTTGGCTTGTTCAGTCTTCCGGTTCGTTCACATGCACATCCCTGTCAGTGGTCCTCAGGCAGCGAAGCGTCACGGTCCATTTCAGCTTGTTGACATCTCTAATAATTCTGTCTGCAGGAACGACCCAAGTGGCTGGTAATCCAGTCGGTGAATGATCTTAAGACAAAGCTGGGTCATGTCATTGTCATGGTTCTACTAGTTGGCATCTTCGAGAAGAGCATGACGGTGACCATCACATCCTGTGCTGACCTCCTTTGCTTCGCTGCATCTATTTTCATCTCCTCAGGTTGCCTCTACCTACTTTCCAAGCTTAATATATAGCACCAAAGGAGGGAGCCATGCCTGAAAAAAGTGTCTATGTATAGAAGCAATAGGTCTGTTCTGTTGCTCTGCAACACCTCAGGTTATGTTTGCGCAGTCAAATAATTAGGGAGTGTGGGGAGGGTCCCTGTACTCATGTATGGGTCGGCAGTTGCAGTGAGGCACTACCACTCTACATAGTAGGATAatgagatagaatcatcatgtatATGTAACCTGATGTATATCGTATATGCAATCAATGACTGAGATTCTCTGCGACCAACTGATTAACAGTGTTACCACAATTTCATACAGTTTTGTTTTTTTGGTACGAGTGCTTCCGAAGAGAGCTTCACTACTTTGTGTACATGCGTAACTTCTGATATGTTTTATAAACGGATTTTAAGCGATTAGCATGTCTATATCTTCTCATTCTTATATTGCCTTAATATACGAACCATTAGGCAGGCACCATATATTTCCATTAGATATGGAAATGCTCATGCCTCATCCCTCTTTGGTAGGTTGTAGTTTAAGCATATGCGACATGCTTCAGTTGAACCTTGTCAATATGGCAGTGATATAGTGGTACCTTGTCTGATGGTAGTACAAGTGGTTTCTTGTGCAGCAACTAGCTTGGGAATGAACACACAGAATCTTGTTGTGTATAATAACCATTTTCATGTATTAAGTGATACATTCATGCCTTTATTTACTCAGGACCACATTATGAAGCATAGCTGTGTAGATGTTCGTACAGTAAATAAGATTAAGGAGCCTAGATTTGTTTAATAACAGTTTGAGAGAAACTACTACTACAGCTGATGCTCCAGTTCTCCAACTTCTTTCTGACCAAGTGCCCACTCATATCTATTatatatgtgtgccagatgcttaCTTTTGAGGTATGTTTCTGATCTTAAGTACTTATATACAACTTTTATGACCATTCAATAATTTCTAGTTGGATGCACCAATATGTGCTTGAAGATTTGTTCATACTTTTTCTCCAACGTGACTGCGTATTTAGCACTTACCTTTCCCCTCAAAAAGGAAAATCACTGAGGAAAAAGACTGTCGTGGCAGAATGATGAAAACTTTTGTGCTCTGTGACCTTTGGTCAAGTTTACGACACTTTTTTCTTGGGGTGATTGAATTAAAGGACAGGAATAAATGGAGATTAGTTATATTCTGCCACAAAGGATGATAGAACCTCAAATAAATTATGTTGATGAGTTCCAGCCAACCAATGGGAGGCAATGTTCCAAAACAAAGAAAGACCTCAATGTGCCTTTTCCAAATCAAAATCAAAGTTCCAGGAATCCGAGAAAAATTGGATCCCACAGAGATGGAATAATATTTGGTGGCGCAATGCCTTACATATAGTTTTTCAGCTTTGAACATTAGCTGTTACAGACTCTTTTCCATATGCAGCGAGGAGCAACAAAATTAGAAGCTCCAACTTGCTGTTGCTTCCTCCACCAAATGGTCTGATAAGTTCGGATAGGTCATGGCCCCGTGAAGTTGATTGGAACATGAAAAATATTGCACCTTGATATTTCAAGTTTGCAACTTGCATGCTTAATGAGGCTTCCATGCATGTAAGTAGTCCTTGTTAACTTTGTGCTGCCAAAATGTGGACGGTAGTGTGTTATTTTCTAATTTTGGTACGACCGTACAAGTGGATCTACACGGAAGTGTTGCACTTCATATTTCTACTTTGCAACTTGCATGCTTTAGTTTGCAACTTGCATACTTAAATGAGGCTTCCATGATATATTTAGCATTCACTAACTTCTTACAGCCAAAATGTGGACCATGGGGTGTTACTACTAATTCTAATACCAGTGGACCGCCTAGTGTGGCGAGCAGATGTTTCACTAAATAACTGATTATCATGGTAAGCAGATTGTCCAAAACCGCGTCTTCAGTCCTAGGTAATTCTTGGTAACTTCTTCGGAATTGCTAGTTTGGTTGATTAATTGATGGCAGAGAAAACTATAAAATGATCATGCTTGTGAGAATAATGAATTTACATGAAAGCATACCTGTCAGGCTGTCACTGGGTTTACCCTTTCTAGAGGCATATTCCCatgttttttattttatttgattAATCTCGCTGTACACAGTATATATTCAGTCTGGTGAATCTTAGATGTTTCTTAGAATAAAACTGGACTGGCAAAGGTATTCCCTTTGCCATAGGATTTGTTAAAAAAAGATACTGAGACATCCAAATGCTAAACAATTGGCTGGCAATTGATGTGGTCCTCCCATTACTCAACTCCTTTAAAAGTACATCTTTTGAACTAAATTAGTGATACCATCTGCATATATAAAGAAGGGAGCTGGCTCAAGAGGTTAGCCGTGTTAGCTTTGAGTAACTTGTGTACCGAGTTCTCATCTCTTCCCACTCCAGACTAGCTACCACCAGCTTTTTTCCTTGTAAACCTCATGGCCATTTCACTGAAAAGCATTGCTCTGTTCATGTTGCTTCTCAGTACTATCTTCTTCGTGCAGCTCTCTGCGCCAACTCATGCAAGGAAGCTGGAAGTGAGGGCACCTATCATCAGCGTGCGGCCTTCATGCACCGGAAGGAGTGTTCTGCAGGCGCCTGCTACTCAGGCCGATTCTACCACTCCAGGTCATAGCCCCAGCATTGGCCACAACAGTCCTCCGAATTGAAATGATCTGCTGCTTGCTACATGCTGTCATCTGTATCTCAAATTTGTACCCCGAGTATTTGAAGCTTATGTGGTGTTTCTAGAGGATTCTATGTGTTTGTTGAAATTTGAATGGCTTAAGACAGGTGATGGAGGTTAATTAGCAGAGTTTTTGTTTCCTTCCGTTTAGATTTATCACCAGTGAAATTTGATGCATGCTGTCATGCTTCATTTTGCCACCCTTGTGCACTAAACATTGTCTCCGAGGAGCTGTACGGATCTGTAGGCTGTAGCCGTGTCTCTTTTGAAAGGTTTACTCGATGCTGTAAACTTGAGGATGTGTACTGTAACCTGACCATGTTTAAAGTTTTCTTGCCACAGTGCTGTGAACTTGAAGAGGTCTGTAACTCCATATGAGTCAGTTTCTCCACTACTGGCACAGTTGAAATAGCTTTGCTTGTATATatgtgtatggaatttgatcCATCTTTGTGTATCCTTTGTTTCAATAAACACCAAATTTGTGCAATCTCAAACAGGAAAACACCTGGAACAAATAACAGGCCAGCATGCATTTTCCTTGATCTATGCCATATTATGTCTTCGTCCTTAGAGGCATGATGGCATCTGCCTGACCGTGTTTAAAGTTTTTTAGCAACATGCATGTTCTCCAAAGTAAGTCGCTGATGTCTGCGCAACAATCTTGTTGTAAGCCTggcaaaagaaaaagaagagataGGTTGGTTTTCCCCCTTGCTTTTGTTGCAATCTTTTTTGAACGAATAGGACAAGACAGTGCTAATTTCATTTAGTAAAGCACGAGGCTTTGTTGCATTCTTTCATGAGACAGGTCGAAGGAGATTGTTATATACTAGCCATGAGATAGATCAAGACAAGGTTGAGACAAGGACTTAGAGGAAGTTTGAAGCTTAGTCTTTCCAGCTTTCTTTCTTAGTCTCTTTCTTTCTTGTCGTTGTATTAATTCCTCAGTTTCAAGGTTTAGAGTTCAAGAACTCTTGTAATTATTAGCTGTATACATTCACAAGTGAATGTTCTAAGGCCGAGATTttcttttataaaaaaaatactAGTGTACTACATACAACTCTATCACAAAATAATTAAGTGCAATATTGCTTATGTACCTGTACAAATGTTTGTCCATGTTGTACTTATTTTGGAATGGAGGTAGTACCAAACTAAAAAGTTATCACACATGAAAGT
The genomic region above belongs to Panicum hallii strain FIL2 chromosome 4, PHallii_v3.1, whole genome shotgun sequence and contains:
- the LOC112889068 gene encoding uncharacterized protein LOC112889068 yields the protein MELSPSPSAGRGDARHGAEGCFPPRLLRPSANVDALPARNATPGPSTSASSGCSERGAPLVALSPAGRRLLNHPPAACGGEREQPATELLVSKRFGTLDHLATTMKPRPLVCVAAGAAGWAWRPRPRARSPGVSPKCSQAAATAAAEGAVHSEHHPRRRGVRGVLFRPVGLPRTEQAWKLEERIEKVIYACRFMTFLGIGGLLAGSIPCFLKGWVYVMDAFVKYYLHGGGTVSVILMLVEAIDMFLIGTVMFVFGTGLYELFISNMDMSYGSNLFGLFSLPERPKWLVIQSVNDLKTKLGHVIVMVLLVGIFEKSMTVTITSCADLLCFAASIFISSGCLYLLSKLNI